The Parvibaculum sp. DNA segment TTCGATCATCAACTGCGCGATCAGGTCCTTCGGCACGTCGCCGCGGCCGACGGGACCCGAACCGAGGCCGGGGCCGGTGCGCGTGAAGACCGTGCGCACACCGTCGGTCGAGAGCACGATGTCCTCGACGTCGCGCGCCAGCGTCAACGTGTCCTGCGCCGACAGGTTGCCGCGCGCGCTGACCAAGGCAATGGCCTGTTCCGGCTCGGTGTCGACGAAGAACTCGACGCCGTTGTTGAAATTCGAAAAGAGCACAATGGTAGCGACCAGAATGACAACGGTGCCGGCCAGCACACGGCCGGGAAAATGGATCAACCGGTCGAGCAGGCGCACATAGGCGCCCGTGAGCCCCGGCAGCGACCGGATGTCGCCGGTCTCCGTGCCCGCCAGAAGTTTCAGCACGTCGCTGTCGGCGTTCTCGGCCTTGCCGACGAGACCGCCGAGAACGGGAAGGAATACGAGCGCGGTGATGAACGAGGCGGAGAGCACGACGATCAGCGTGATCGGCAGGTAGCTCATGAACTTGCCGCTGACGCCCGGCCAGAGAAGCATCGGCAGGAAGGCGGCCAACGTCGTCGCCGTCGAGGCGGCGATGGGCCAGAACATGCGCTTGGCGGCAAGCCCGTAGGCCGCGCGGCGTTCGAGCCCCTCCGACATTTTCCGGTCGGCGAATTCGACGACCACGATGGCGCCGTCGACCAGCATGCCGACCGAAAGCAGCATGCCGAACATCACCATCATGTTGACGGTGTAGCCGGTGACCGACAGGAACAGGAAGCCGATCATGAACGAGGTCGGAATGGCGATGCCGACCAGCAGCGCCGAGCGCAGACCGAGCGCGGCCACGACGACGATCATCACCAGAACGATGGCGGTGGTGATCGAGGACTGAAGCGAGCCGAGCGAACGGTGAATCCAGCTCGATGCGTCGAGCGTGAAATCGACATGGATGGCGTCGGGCCAGTCGGCCGTGAACTCGTCGACGACGGCGCGCACCTGCGTGTTGTTGTCGACGATGTTGGTGCCGATGCGCTTGGTGATTTCGATGGCGATGGCCGGATGGCCGTTGAAGCGCGCAAAGCCGTCCGGGTCCTTGAAGGTCCGGCGGATGTCGGCGACATCCGAAAGCGTCACGATACCGTCGCCGGAAACCTTGACCGGCAGGGTCAGCACATCTTCGCGCGTTTCGAACAGACCGGGCACCTTGACCGAGAAGCGGCCCTGGCCCGTGTCGATGTTGCCCGCCGCGATGAGGCGGTTGTTCATCTGCACGATGTTGATGAGTTCGGATTGCGAGATGCCATAGGATTCGAGCTTCGCCGGATCGATCACGACTTCCAGCAATTCCTCGCGATGACCGATCAGTTCGGCCTGCAGCACGGTCGGGACCGCCTCGATCTCGTCCTTCAGCCGCCGCGCCGCCTCATAAAGCGTCCGCTCCGGCACTTCGCCCGACAGCGTGACGATCAGCACCGGGAAAAGCGCAGCGTTGAACTCGCGCACCGTCGGTTCGTCGGATTCGCCCGGCAGCTTGGCGCGCGCCAGATCGACCTTCTCGCGCACGTCCTGCAGGGCCTTGTCCTTGTCGAAGTTGACGTCGAACTCGAGCACGATGCCGGCATGGCCCTGCGAGGCCGTGGCCCTGATTTCCTTGAGCCCTTCGAGCGAGCGCAGCTCCGTTTCCATCGGACGGATCAGCAGCCGCTCGGCGTCTTCCGGCGAAATGCCCTGATGCGTGATCGAAACGTAGAAGATCGGGATCGGAATGTCCGGATCGGCCTCCTTGGGGATCGTCACATAGGCGATGAGACCGGCAATGACCATCAGCACCATGGTCGTCATGGTGGTGCGGGCGCGCCCTTGAACTGCGTCGACAAATCCGTTCACAGGCCGGCTCCAAGTGTGGCGGCGGGCATTGCCTCGACCTTTTGTCCTTCGATCACATAGTCCTGACCGACGGTGATGAGCTTCACCGTCTGCGGCAGGCCGGCAACCCAGAGGCCTTCGGGCGTGTCGTCGATCAATTGTACCGCGTCGAAGCGGACGCGGCTGTCCGCGTCCACCGTGCGGACGCCGATCACGCCCTTGTCGTCGAGCGAGATCACCGAACTCGGAATGCGATGCGCCTGGATTTCCTGGCCCGGCACGGCGATTTCGGCCGTGATGCCGGCGCGTATCGCAAAATCGGGATTGGGCACTTCAAGCTCGACACGGAACGTCCGGGTCGCCGGATCGGCCGTCTTGGCGACGAAGCTGACCGTCCCCGAAACCGTTTCGCCGGTGATCAGGCGCGCCCGGCCCGGCTGGCCGATCTTGAGCATGCCGACGCGGTCTTCGGCAACCTGACCGACGACCAGCAGCGGATCGAGCTCGACCACGAGACCGCAAACGTCGCCGACGCGCAGATAGTCGCCGACCTCGACGCGCCGGTCGTCGAACACGCCGTCGAAAGGCGCGACGATCTTCGTCTGGCTGACCTCGATCTGCATCTGCTTCAGCCGCGCTTGCGCGGCGTCATGCGCGGCCTTGGAAGCCGCCGCCGCCGTCGGCGCGCGGTAGCCCTTTTCGGCAAGCTGGCGCGAGGCGTCATATTCGAGCTGACGCTGGCGCGCCAGCGCGCGCGCTTCGGCAAGCTGGGCGTCGCGGGCGTTGAGGTTGATCGCGCACAAGACGTCGCCCGCCTTGACGCGCGCGCCTTTTTCGACCGGGAGTTCCGATACCGTTCCTTGCGTTTCGGCGCGCACTTCGACGGCGCGTTTGGCCATCGTGCGTCCGCGGATCGCAACCACGCCCTGCCGGGCGCTCGCGGTCGACGTCACGACGCGCACCTGCGGAACGGTCGTGTTTGCCGCATTGCGTTCGGCCGCCGTCATGTCGTCGGTGACGCCGTTGCCGCCGTTGAAAATGCCCGTGAAGAACCAGACCCCGATGATCGCGGCGATGCCGATGGCGATCAATTGCGAACGATTAAGTTTCGACGCGGCCTGACCGATGATATTCCGCTGGTGCTCAAACATGCGTGTGTACTTCTCTGGGGGCTTCCTGCGGCTTGTCGTCCACCGCAATGTCTTCGATCAGGTGCCGGTTGTTCTCGAGAAAGGAGACGGATGCCGAATAGACGGCGTGACCGTAGAGCCGCGCGAAATCCATGCCCGGCGTGTCGCCCGGATCCTTCGTCGCGAGTTCTTCGGTCTTCGCCTTCATCGCGGCAAGACGCTGATCGACAAGCTCGACCACGCGCGAACGCGGCAGCAAATGGGCAAACAAAACCGCGAAAAGGAATTCGGACCTGAATTTGTCTTCGGCCAGCGGCGTATGCAGCGCCTCGCGGAGGCTCTGCCGTCCCTTGTCGGTCAGGGAGTAGATTTTCTTGTCGGGGCGGCGCTCCTGCTGTTCCGCCTTGCAGGTAACCAGGCCCTCATCCGTCAGCCGCGTCAGCGCCGGATAGATCGAGCCATAGCTGGCGTCGAGGAAATGGCTGAACGGGCCGTCCTCGAACATCTTGTTGATCTCGTAGCCTGTGGCTTCGCCGAAGACCAACGCGCCGAGACAGAGCGTGGTGACTTGCATCGGGGGTATCCTTGCCGCGCCGGCCAAGGGGTGTCGCGGGCATATATGCTGGGCCGATATATCGCGTCTATATAGGGCCGATATATGAGAATCCAAGGGGTGTGCCCCGGTTTCTCGCATTCTTTTCTGTATTTTTTTGCACTGCGGCAAACACGCAACACCAGCGTGACGCGGGGGATATGACCGCCTTTCAGGCGTCCGGCGCCGGGCGGGCGCGCTGGTTGTAGAGCATCTTGCGGACCTTCTCCTGCTCTTCGGGCGTCATTTTGGAGAGGTCCATCGAAAGGTCGCTGCCCGCCGCCATGCCGCGCTGGACGGCCGGGCGCTCGCCGATCTCCGCGAGCCAGCGCTTGAAATGCTTGAATTCCTCGATGTCCTGTCCCTGCGCCTTCCAGTTGACGGCCCAAGGATAGCAGATCATGTCGGCGATCGTGTACGCCTCGCCCGCCATGTAGCGCCGGTCGTAGAGGCGGTTGTTCATCACCCCGTAGAGCCGGTTGGCCTCGTCGGTGAAGCGGCGCACCGCATAGGACTGGTCGCCCTCGCGCTCGCCCAGGCGCCGGAAATGGCCGCACTCGCCGAGCTTCGGACCCTGATTGGCCATCTGCCACATCACCCATTGGGTGACTTCGTATTTGCCGTGGGGGTCTTGCGGGAAGAACTTCCCGGCCTTCTCGGCGATATACATCATCATCGCGCCGGACTCGAAAATGCCGAGCGGCGCGCCGCCGCCCATCGGTTCATGGTCGATGAGGGCCGGCATGCGGTGATTGGGATTGAGCTTCAGGAATTCGGGGCTGAACTGGTCGCCGCGCCCGATATGCAGCGGGATCAGATTGTAGGGAAGCCCGCATTCCTCGAGCAGGATCGTCACTTTCTTCCCGTTGGGTGTCGGCCAGTAATAGAGATCGATCATGGCGGGCGTCCTCCCAACGCGCGTGATGACAAATCCCTAGTTGGGGGCTGCAAGCGCCGCCAGCAAGAGGCGGCGGTAAAGCCTTTCGCTGAAAGACGAAGGCCTTGCGAGCCCCATCCGTTCGAGAGCGGCATTTGTTGAAGCATTCGAGGGGCCGCCTTTCAGCGCCATGCGCGCGAGTTCCCGCTTCGAGGCGCGCGAAA contains these protein-coding regions:
- a CDS encoding glutathione S-transferase N-terminal domain-containing protein: MIDLYYWPTPNGKKVTILLEECGLPYNLIPLHIGRGDQFSPEFLKLNPNHRMPALIDHEPMGGGAPLGIFESGAMMMYIAEKAGKFFPQDPHGKYEVTQWVMWQMANQGPKLGECGHFRRLGEREGDQSYAVRRFTDEANRLYGVMNNRLYDRRYMAGEAYTIADMICYPWAVNWKAQGQDIEEFKHFKRWLAEIGERPAVQRGMAAGSDLSMDLSKMTPEEQEKVRKMLYNQRARPAPDA
- a CDS encoding efflux RND transporter permease subunit → MNGFVDAVQGRARTTMTTMVLMVIAGLIAYVTIPKEADPDIPIPIFYVSITHQGISPEDAERLLIRPMETELRSLEGLKEIRATASQGHAGIVLEFDVNFDKDKALQDVREKVDLARAKLPGESDEPTVREFNAALFPVLIVTLSGEVPERTLYEAARRLKDEIEAVPTVLQAELIGHREELLEVVIDPAKLESYGISQSELINIVQMNNRLIAAGNIDTGQGRFSVKVPGLFETREDVLTLPVKVSGDGIVTLSDVADIRRTFKDPDGFARFNGHPAIAIEITKRIGTNIVDNNTQVRAVVDEFTADWPDAIHVDFTLDASSWIHRSLGSLQSSITTAIVLVMIVVVAALGLRSALLVGIAIPTSFMIGFLFLSVTGYTVNMMVMFGMLLSVGMLVDGAIVVVEFADRKMSEGLERRAAYGLAAKRMFWPIAASTATTLAAFLPMLLWPGVSGKFMSYLPITLIVVLSASFITALVFLPVLGGLVGKAENADSDVLKLLAGTETGDIRSLPGLTGAYVRLLDRLIHFPGRVLAGTVVILVATIVLFSNFNNGVEFFVDTEPEQAIALVSARGNLSAQDTLTLARDVEDIVLSTDGVRTVFTRTGPGLGSGPVGRGDVPKDLIAQLMIELKPYEERAKGAVILDGIRQQTDKLPGIKVELRKLEEGPPTGKDIQIQLTSSDYTRLLEATTRIREHLDRNVDGLLDVEDGRPLPGIEWVMTVDRELAGRFGADVTSVGATIQLVTNGILIGKYRPDDAQDEVDIRARFPDSYRVLDQLDQLRVQTQSGLVPISNFVKRTAQPQVSSIERVDGFRQITIKANTAFDRETEAKINVDEKTREIQEWIEAQDFGPGIRIRFRGASEEQEESANFLGGALIGALFLMFVILLTQFNSFYHSVLTLSTVVLSTVGVLIGMMVTGQPFSVIMTGTGIVALAGIVVNNSIVLIDTYQRLLREGMDVIEAVLRTAGQRLRPIMLTTITTMFGLLPMALQINLDFAAREIVFGGPVAVWWVQLSTAIIFGLGFSTLLTLVLVPVLLAAPSTLRSRRGHSSRSGAVAHPAE
- a CDS encoding PadR family transcriptional regulator produces the protein MQVTTLCLGALVFGEATGYEINKMFEDGPFSHFLDASYGSIYPALTRLTDEGLVTCKAEQQERRPDKKIYSLTDKGRQSLREALHTPLAEDKFRSEFLFAVLFAHLLPRSRVVELVDQRLAAMKAKTEELATKDPGDTPGMDFARLYGHAVYSASVSFLENNRHLIEDIAVDDKPQEAPREVHTHV
- a CDS encoding efflux RND transporter periplasmic adaptor subunit, translated to MFEHQRNIIGQAASKLNRSQLIAIGIAAIIGVWFFTGIFNGGNGVTDDMTAAERNAANTTVPQVRVVTSTASARQGVVAIRGRTMAKRAVEVRAETQGTVSELPVEKGARVKAGDVLCAINLNARDAQLAEARALARQRQLEYDASRQLAEKGYRAPTAAAASKAAHDAAQARLKQMQIEVSQTKIVAPFDGVFDDRRVEVGDYLRVGDVCGLVVELDPLLVVGQVAEDRVGMLKIGQPGRARLITGETVSGTVSFVAKTADPATRTFRVELEVPNPDFAIRAGITAEIAVPGQEIQAHRIPSSVISLDDKGVIGVRTVDADSRVRFDAVQLIDDTPEGLWVAGLPQTVKLITVGQDYVIEGQKVEAMPAATLGAGL